In Pyrus communis chromosome 11, drPyrComm1.1, whole genome shotgun sequence, the sequence GGAGATTACATCATGGTTTACCAAGATAATCACAACCAGAATTACGTAGGGTGACAAATCATTATACAGTTCATGATGATTTGATCATTATTTAAACAGATACTAATTTAAATTGTTCGTGACCGTACGTGCATTGGCAGGTTATTCAGGCAAGAAAGGCATCTGACCAAGATCATGTATACGGAGACATAAGTGGTATGAACAATGCGGTGAACGACCGCTATATGCAGGAATCTGAGGCTAACAAGTTCAGTTCGAGTTCGTTTTACATGCCGAAAATGGAAGAGGATATGACTGCGGGCATGTCATTTGTGTACGACACCACCACCTTCTCAAACGACTCGCTGCTTGATTTTTTCGGGGGATCAATGATGACAAACTACTCCAGAAATGGGTCTCTGCATGAAAGTTTCGGATCTGTTGAGAACTTGTCTCTTGACGACTTCTATTAAGTTTTAGCataaactaatatatatatgcagCATTAGCATAAATATGTAACCACCTAAGTGAAATGACCAAATGGGTCAGACTCGGTTTTTTGAACCTTTTGTATTTTGGTAGCGGATCGCATGCACCAACCAATAAAAGGCAATGACAAGTGTAGAAACTTGTGTTATGTATTGTACTTGTCCAACTTATATATTTATGATACCGTTCAATCTTCTAATAGCCTTGCTTAGAAATTAGGATAATCCAATCAAGTAATGAACTGAAAACAtgtgcaatttacttaactgttgatTACACCATAGTTTCGGTTAAAATGAACTTGATTACAGGCATAACAGATGTACTTTGTTTCTGCTGTAAACAACAAGTTGCCCGTCTAGCTCAGTTGGTAGAGCGCAAGGCTCTTAACCTTGTGGTCGTGGGTTCGAGCCCCACGGTGGGCGCTTTTTTTTGTCTTTCCCGGGTCCCtatggtacgtgggacgggacgaaACAGAGTGGGACAAAGCGTttcgtcccacgtttggtgcgcctaaaacgggtggaacgagctgtttcACGGAACGAGGCGTttcgtcccacgtttggtgcgcctaaaacgggtggaacaaGCTGTTCCACGGAACGAGTTTTgagtgaattttcgttccacctcaccccctggaacgactcgttccacatctgtGGAACACCCGCTCCGTTTcgttccgtcccgtctgcataccaaacgatacctatgGGTTCTTGTGCGGTTTAccgggtttttttttataatatttttatattactcctattaataaatatatataattttggtaGGAAAAAAATCAggaattaaaacaagaaaaatagaaatatacAGAAAATAAGAGGAGGGGGAGCGGCACTCTGCAGAGAGAGAATTGAGGAGTAAGAAGCAAACGCAGAgaggtagaagaagaagaagcagaagagAAGGGTGTGCAGATTGATTGAATGGCGAGCAGGTATTGGGTGGTGTCTCTGCCGGCTCAAAACTCGGCGTCGTCTCTATGGAACCGTCTGCAGGAACAAATCTCCAAGCACTCCTTCGACACTCCCCTCTACAGAGTACTTGCTCTTCCTTTCTTCCTTCTGATTCGCTAGATCTGATCTGATttgctttttcaattcatttctcTTCTTATTCAATTTAATTACCCCTATCACTTTTTGCAGTTCAATATTCCCAATCTCCGTGTTGGAACCCTGGATTCTCTTCTCTCCCTCAGCGACGATCTCTTAAAGGTATTCTCCCATTTTATGTATTAATAAATTTAGAATTCTGAAACTTGTTTGGTAGCTTAATGTATTATTAATTATCTTTTTTCAGTGATAATTTTCAGACACCTTATCTTTATCCGATTGGAATCTCATTGAATAAGAGTGATCTCTTTATCATTGTTGAAATGTAATTTGTAatgcaattttgttttgctccgATCTGCCAATTTAGTttatattttgtgatttttggcaaTTTGCAGTCCAACAACTTTGTAGAGGGTGTTTCTCATAAGATCAGGCGCCAGATTGAGGAGCTCGAGAGGGTTTCAGGGGTGGAGAGTAGCGCTCTGACTGTCGATGGAGTCCCTGTCGATTCATACCTCACCAGGTATTAATTCACAGTTCAATGAGATCAATTATGAACTTGAGGTGTGGTGCTTTGGTTTATGTGTGGTCACTGCCTGTGAGTATtgaatttgggtttttgttatgGTAGGTTCGTTTGGGATGAAGCCAAGTACCCTACAATGTCGCCTTTGAAGGAGATTGTAGACAGCATTCATGGTCAAGTTGCAAAGATTGAGGATGATCTCAAGGTAATGCTCCACGTTTTTCCTTCAACCTAGTTTCGCCTTTGATGTAATGCAAGTTTTTTGATAAACTTATTGGAGTGATAAACTGTACATACTCCATAAGTTTTAGTCACTAGAAGCATTTATCTGTTGTGATGAGAGGACTCAAGCTGTTGTTGGTAAATGACGCAATTTGTTGAAATAACAAATGATATTTGTTGCTGGAGAAGTGAACTACTATAATTAATGGCTCTCAGTTTCTCCAGACTCACCCCTTAGCAGAAGTTGCATAACTTAATGATAAgttgaattttatatatttagtcCGACTCtttcccagaaaaataaatCACCATTTTATGACTCTTTGTTAGGTTCGAGTAGCCGAGTATAATAATGTCCGCAGTCAATTGAACGCTATCAATCGAAAGCAGAGTGGCAGGTATAATTATTCTTTAACTCTAACGCTTGCAATAGTATGACCGCTTTCATCACGATTCTTGGTTAACAAGTCTCTTGGCGTTTTTCAGTTTAGCAGTCCGTGATCTTTCTGGTTTAGTGAAACCAGAGGACATCATTATTTCAGAACATCTAGTGACTCTCCTTGCAATTGTTCCCAAGTACTCTCAGAAGGACTGGCTATCAAGCTATGAGACCCTGACTAACTATGTGGTATGATTTTCCTCCTCCATAGCTTTTTACTTCAGCTGCTACTAACACACTAGGTTATTGCAGTTGGTTGGAGATAGTTGATGAACTTGTACATCCTATCTTGCAAAGTTTTGCAATAACAGCTAGGACTTaatttgtttatgtttattgCAGCCTTCTTGTTTCAGTCTTATTAATCATGTCAAGCAATTTGCAGGTTCCAAGGTCATCCAAGAAGttatttgaagataatgaatATGCTCTTTACACTGTAACACTGTTTAATCGGGTCGCAGATAACTTTAGAACAAGTGCTCGTGAAAAGGGGTTCCAGGTGAgtacttttgttttttgtgcaTGCTGTTCTGGTCTTCCTAGAAAGTTGCCAAAGTGAATCTCCTTTACAGTTCATGCAATATCAAATCACTGTTCATGATAAATGTAACTGCAGTAGATGATTGGTGCAAATATCCCAATTCCTTTTTTAACCCTCCGAGAAGTTTTATAACTGACTTTTGGTTCTTTATCATGTGGTTCAGATTCGTGATTTTGAATACAGTTCTGAAGCACAAGAAAGTCGAAAGCAGGAGTTAGAAAAATTGGTGCAAGACCAAGAAAATTTAAGAGGCTCCCTTTTGCAGTGGTGCTATACCAGTTATGGGGAGGTAATTTTTGTTTCACACAATTTACTTTCGTCATAGTTATGTCACTGGCCAAGCAATAAAAATGTAGCCAAATTGTGGCAGCTTGGGTTATGTTGTGTTAGTTGGGGTTATTTTTGAATAGTTATGTTGTCTAGTAATCTTAAATCAAAGGTTCCCCTGATGGCCTAATTTAAGTAGCCTGCATGCATAATGCCTGCTGTTTGCTCTCTTTGTCCCTCGGTTACAGTTTTCCAGAATTGTTCTTGGAGGAATTGTTGTACTATTATCATCAACTGTTAATACTATTGTCGTAGCATTTATGCATGCCCTCCTATGACagattttgaaaatttcaaacaaaatgcACTGATTTCTCGCCTGCAGGTTTTCAGCTCCTGGATGCATTTTTGTGCCGTACGTGTCTTTACAGAGAGCATTTTGAGATATGGTTTACCACCAAATTTCTTGGTAAATAAGTTTCATCTTTTGTCACTGGTTTACCACCATGCACTTACTATTGACTAAATAGTGGATATTGAAATGAAATTTCAGGCATGTGTATTAGCCCCTCCTACAAAAGCTGAGAAGAAAGTGCGTTCAATCCTTGAAGGGTTGTGTGACAGTGGCAACAGGCAAGTCCATAAGCTTTCTTTATGTTTGTTGCACACAAAGGGAGAACCTCACCTCTTCCATAAAACATAACTGACCAATTGTGAGGTTGAAGTCCATACTAAGATACCTTGTGTGATATGTTGTGTGCTTTTAACGCGTCTCTCTTACGTTATGTCCTTGATGTTTTTGTTAACAACGCAGCACCTTCTGGAAAACCGATGATGAAGTCGGCGGAGGGGTGCCTGGTCTAGCAGGTGATGTGGATGCACATCCATATGTTTCGTTCACGATCAATCTTGTTTGAATGGGCGCTTGAATATCCCGTCAGAATCTGAGGATCTTTTTGGACGACAATAACAGTGGACGGGGTACTTGTATATTAGCATTTACAGTTGTatactttgtttatttatttataattgctGCTTTGGGATTCCTCGTGAGGTTTCATTGGGATATTAGAGGTGAAATTTATGGGGGATTTTCATCCCTAAACTTGTAGCCTTTTTGTTTTGGTGCTTAGAACTAGGGTAGTTTTTGTGGCTTTGCGTGCTAATATCTGTAGAGCATGCAATCAATAATCGTTTGAAGGATACGATGTGAATAATATCTTTGGGTTTTCTTCCCTTTGACGAGGAAGGTAAGAACTACTTTTTTTACCAGAgggaatcttttttttttttttttttttttcccccaatCAAGATAGATTTGCCTACAAACAACAGCATAAACCTCCGGATAGCTGGGGTGAAACATGGAGCGTTTCGGATGTCTAATTGACATTTTTGTGTGGTACACTCATCACTATTAACTTTTTGAAATTACAGATTTGCAGCCAACATCGAATTGATAAAATTCATCCTCTTCAAACCCGAAAGCCTGGCGGAATCAACAGAACCACAAAATTGAAATCTAGACAGAAGCAATGCATGATTGAAAAGTAAATAGCACATACTTTTTcgagaaaaatgcaaattttttattttcgtaaaatattttcaatcatGATTAAAAAGTAAAAGCATCTTCAAAGGAGTTGTTAAAATATCTAAATTAGCAATAACGGTAAGAAAAGACATCAACAATGTTTTCTAACCGAGCAGTCAAATTTGATGTggcaataacaacaacaaagcatttTCCCACTAACTGGGGTCGGTTATATGAATCTTAGAACGCCATTGCACTTGGTTCTGTGTCACATCTTCGGTTAgttccaagtactctaagtcttttcttagagtctcttccaaagtcttcctctaccccttcggccTTGAACCTATGTCCCATATTCGCATCTTCTAACGGAAACATCAGTAggccttcgtttcacatgtctAAACCACTGTaatcgattttctctcatctttccttcaatttcggcaactcctactttacctcggatatcctaattcctaatcttatcatttctcgtgtgcccacacatccaacgaagcattctcatctccactacacccattttatgtacgtgttgatgcttcatCGCCTAACATTGTGTGTCATAAAGCATTGCTGACTTTATTGctgtcctataaaattttcctttaaaCTTCAGTGGCATGCGACGATCACATAACACGCtggatgcactcttccacttcatctatcccacttgtattctatggttgatgTCTCCATCCAAGTCTCTATTCTTTTGCACGATAGATCCTAGGGAGCGAAAGCTGTTGCTCTTTGATACTTCATTATCTCCGATCCTCACCCCAAACTCATTTGAGCCTCCATTTACACTGAACTTACACTCCAAATCTTATGTGGTATGACATGAAATAACATTTCTTCCTCttgctgccaaatttgacagcagcttcaaatatttttttaattcattattaaatgttttttaattaaatttttatcaaatctcCAACTTTCCTGTCTCACTGGAACCTAAAATCTCACTCGCCTATGAgccttcttcttccctttcctGGGAAGCAAACCCAGAAACAAACCTCACGATCTCAACCTCAAACCCAATGTAAAGATTGATGATTTGGCGTTTAAACCTACACGTAAATCTGAAGTGAGCTTGATTTTTGTCATTTATAAGAGCATCGCCGCTTGTCCTTCTCCATTTCACACCGTAGCTCAGACAAAAGCTCTCGAATGTTCATTGCAATCCCGAAAAAGAAAGTCCATGGAGTCCATCACCACACCTGCAAACGAAGTTGCAGGCCTAAAGGTAAAATATGCTCCTCCCTTCTTCGCCATGGTCTTCATAGTTGGATATTTTTCTTTGCAATGGAAATTAGTTTGTGTTCTCGTCTGTGCACAGGATTCTCTCTCCCGTTCCACAGTTCCTCTCATCTTTCTCCTTCCCCTCTCCTTCATTTCCACAATATCTTGGAATCAGCCGATTTTAAAACGAAACGAGAAAGAAGACTAGGACGAGCACCGCTATGTCTAGCGGAAGTTGCATCAATCTTGCGAATCCAGAtccattaaaatataaatatcaatTTTTTCCCTACAGCAATccttttgttttactttttcttttaaatttatcATCAACgaaacgagaaaaaaaaaaaagagattgagAGAATGATGGAGAAGAGAAGCAGGTGGATATACAAAGTttcagaagagagagagaagataaTCAGGAATAGTCCAGAAAGAAGGGCTGGGCTTCGTTTcgagtttaaaaaataaaaaaataaaaagaaaacaaaataatgtaataaaataataatttaatttaatatatcaaAAGGAGAacgaaacttaaaaaaatatcaaaacgcCACGTAAActgttaaattcaaattttatatttaaaatttgatatctcaTTTGAAGATGTTTTAATTTTATCATGCATTTAAAACCAATTTTATCATCTATCAAGCCACAAATAaacttttaataaatatttaaaccGAAAAACTGAATATTAAATAGACAAAAATTGTAATGCGACACAAAATATTGCCGAAACGGCACTCCAACTACACAAATATCAACAGAAaaaattttacataaattttcaaaaccttGTGCGTCACAATCCGtttctaatttttattgtaAAATAGTTCCGCTGACTATGAAGGCACCAAAATACTCCTAAAAAAGGTAAATTTCATCTTTTGGGACCTTCAAGCTCAAGACACCTGGttgataatattttattttatttaaataatcagatttAAATTCATTAGTTTGGAATCTTTGGATGATAAAGTTAAAAAGGGCAATTTGGTAAATCCGAGTTGAACTTTCTATAAGCCAAATTGCTTCGTTTCTTTGTTCTTCTCTTCGTGCGGAACCAGCAGCAGCAAAGCTGCTGTTCTTGTTTTTCCTCTCCTTTGCCCTCCTAACCTTCAATCACCATATCTTTTTCATTCGGACACCGATTTCGACTAATCTTTTATCAAAATTCATGCCGTCGTCTCGCCCAACACTTTTGTCACCTTTGAATCTCTGAACAACCACTGCACCAGGCAGATTGAAGGCGAGGAAATAAGTCACCTTCACTGGAAAGTTCGAATTTCCGGCCAAGCCGACGGGAAATGGGTCTCGGCCCAACAGATAAAGTTGATCCTCTCCTCACGGGCTTTCTACCTATGTAAGTGGGTTTATTTGATTTCAACTTTTGGGTTCTGAAGAATTTTCGAAATTCAAGGTTTTAATTCTAATTGTGGTTGTTTGTTGAATTGTAGACTCGATTTGTTGGCTGGACGAGGAATCGAAGCTCAGCTGCAAGTTAGGACATGAATACGGACGAATTTTGGGTAAAATACGAAAAACCCTAGTCCCTTTTATTTTGGGTTTAACAACTAGGTTTAGTAAATGGTGTACTTTGCTGTGTTGTTGGGAAATTAAGTAATTCTTAGAAGTTGCGGTCTAGTGTGGAAGTGGGTAGGTTATGTGTTGAAATATTCTCGACATTACTAAGGTTTTCGTGTGGTTTTGATGATGGGGTCTGTATGCTAGAAATTGTGAGCGAAGAATTACATTAATTTGAGATTAGAAGACCGAGTCATTAGAATCTGTCCATGTTAAATTACCTTTACATCTTGAATGCTTTCTGAGTGAAAATGGCTTGTGTAGGTGCAAGGTCTTTCAGACAGTCTAGACACTTAAGAGAGCATCCTCCTCACGACGAGGACAGAGCGGAGTTCCTGTGAGTGGACTTTGTCTTCACAAAATGGTTTCCTTATATTTCTATATAATCACAAATGATTTCAAATGGTTTTGACTATAATTATGATCATGCCTATATCTGGTTTtcttatatatctatatataattaCAAATGATTTTGAATGGTTTTGACTACACTTGTGATCAAGTCTATACGTGGTTTACTGTTGATTATGGTTGATACTTGATACTTCATACTTGAGAATTATGGTTTTATTTTGGATATGCAAACTATTGTGGGAATTTGGTTTTATGAGATGATGGTTTCACTAATAGGCATGATCATGCATAATCCACCTCATTGGATTTATGATCTTATACACCACTTGGTATACATGTACTTATGTTTTAGTATCTTTCTCCTACATCCATAGAATACATTATTGTCATGACATTCATTATGTGTTAAAGTCCCATAGTTGAGTCAGAGGGCCAACTCCATTCATATTTGGGTTAGAGTCATCAAGGTGGGTTAGAGTCCCAACTTATTCACATTTTGGGTTAGAGTGCCAACTTATTCATATTATGGGTTAAAGTCCCAATTCGTTTCTTATTATGGGTTCAATTCTCTACATTTCCAGTTAGAGTCCCAACTTATTCATATTATCGGTTAAAGTCCCAATTCGTTTCTTATTATGGGTTCAATTGTCTACATTTCCAGTTAGAGTCCCGGCAAGGTACATATCATTTGCGTTTGAGTTCCAACTTAGGCATGTGATTTGCATTACCATTGGTGTAAGTGTTGGTTTGGATTATTATGATTATGATGTTGCTTTATGATGATGGTGATTTACGAATTTGGAACTACAAGATATGGTATTTGAGATACATGATGATTTCTACAGATTTTGTAGTATTTAtctatgtgtgtatatatgtaataTTATTTCTCATATACACGGAGTTTCAACAAGGGTTTAATGTTAAAAAAGGGAAATATTTTAGAAAACTTCCATTTTGTCTACTAACACTTTTCTTGTTTAtcgcccccttcaggacctaGTGGCGAAGATCTGGTGGATGTCGTGGACTAGTTGACAGCTCTGACACACTTCCAAAATGTAAGGAGCCTTACCCTTGTCATAGAATTTTTGTAATAAATCCATCTATGCATGGATAAAGCATCTAGAATTTCTTTTGAATACTTTAACTTCTGCATGCACATTAgtacttatgctctgaactaTGAACATGCTTGAAGTGGAGGGCCTGAGACCCATTAGGTGTGGCCTTTTAGGGATGTTTTGTTGTGAAATATTTGTGAACTATTATGTATGCAGGTTGGTTTTAATCATATTTTAAGGCAAACtacatcaaaattttgaaaggCCCTACTTGAATTTTTAAGTCTTATCCTTTATGCATGTTTTGGCTTGCATCACCTTACAGGTGTTCGCCAAACGACTTGATTCAGATGGATATCCGGGTCGAGACGTGTTTGAGAGAGCATAGCTTTAGGAATCCTGAAATCATGCACCTTATAGTGTCGTATGGCCAAAATAATCTTATGTTTTATTGCCAGAGCAATGCCATCTTGACGTTAAACAGTCACTCCACCATATAGTTTTCCTGGCTTAGATCAATTAAGGATGCTACTGCATAGGGCTTTCAGAGTGTTAGGATGGTAGTCGTACCTTCCCTGAGATAACACGTAGGATGGGAGCACTAACCCTTGATGGGGCAGGTGATGGAGATCAGCAAAGAATTGGTTGGAGGAAATGGAGCACCTCTTGTGAACCATGAATAACTGCCTTGAGAAGTATTGGGTTTCCACAACCACAATTTTCCTCATGGAGAGTGCAAGATCTCGGTGGAATGTTGAAATGCGTATGCTTCCCTGAAACATTATGGtttcaaaactaatttcaaagtCAGGTTCTTTTCTCCGGAGTTCAataaccacaaaaaaaaatgaagaagagaaTTTTTGGATCTCCAACAAGGAAATATGAGTGTCGGAGTATGAGAGGAAGTACAGTGAACTCCCAAAGTATTGCCTTGCCATAGAAAAAGACCCAGATGAGTAGCTTACTCATTTCATATTGAACTTAATGAGTACATTAGAATGGCTGCCGCATCCAATCCTTGTTGGACTTACAATGAGGAATTTCAGGTGGCCTTGAGAATAGAAGCTTTTGCTAATCTTGATGTTGGTAGTAGTAGCTACAATTGATCTGGGTCTAGACAACGAGGCAGATTTTCAGTGGGAGGTTTGAGAGACCGTTGACCATTCAAGAAGAGTGGACAAAGCTCTGCTTCTTCTAGTGGCAGTTCTAGCACTAACACTCCACGATCTGGAGGGAGGTTGTCTGGTAGTTCTCATTTCTCTAATAGCAGTCTGGTGGTACTGCTAGTAGTGCAAGTCGTCTGTATTGTCGACGATCTAGACAACACCAAGATGGTGATTGTAGACGGGGCATTTCTCAATATCACACGTGTGGTTAGATAAATAATTGGTGGCGAGAATATCCCTTAATGAAACATGAAAAGAGTATGGGCTCTATACAAGTTCAGCGAGCATACTATAATGCAGGTACGCAACAACATAAGTATCGACATATCAAAGTATTGGAGTAGAGCATCTAGTAGCATGGCCTAGTATAGTTAGTTAGGTGTGGCAGTCAGCCCCAGAGGAGTCGAGGGGGCCGCACAGGTTGATAGGCAGGTTGGAGATTGTACAACCTAATCCAGCAGGATGCGTAGACCAACCAATGtcattatgggtacgttaaatgcTTTTAGATACTTAGCTAGAGTTTTAATTGATCCTGGTGTCACACATTCGGTTATTTCGCTGATGTTTGCTCGAAAAGTTAATCCATAAGCAACAACTCTTGGATTTGAATTCCCATTCAAGGGTTGTCCAGTTTTCATCAGTGATGAGCTGGTGGAGGTTGTTTTCATTCATTTGATTATTCTTGACATTGACCTTAGTCTAGAAATGGGTTGGTAATCTAAAAATTATTCCTTGGTGGGCTGTTACACTTAGGAAGTCACTCTTAGGACACTTGGGAGATCATACATAATTTTTTAGGGCGAGAGAAGAATTCTTCAGAACAGTATAATTTCAGCACTGAGAGCAAATAAGCTTTTGGGAAAAGGTTGTGAGGGACATTTGACTCGTGTAGTGATGAAGGAAGATTCTCCTGTTAGAGTTGAGGATGTTCCTATTGTCAACGAACCCCGATGTATTTCCTGAGGATGTACTTTGGTTGCTGCG encodes:
- the LOC137707928 gene encoding V-type proton ATPase subunit C-like, whose translation is MASRYWVVSLPAQNSASSLWNRLQEQISKHSFDTPLYRFNIPNLRVGTLDSLLSLSDDLLKSNNFVEGVSHKIRRQIEELERVSGVESSALTVDGVPVDSYLTRFVWDEAKYPTMSPLKEIVDSIHGQVAKIEDDLKVRVAEYNNVRSQLNAINRKQSGSLAVRDLSGLVKPEDIIISEHLVTLLAIVPKYSQKDWLSSYETLTNYVVPRSSKKLFEDNEYALYTVTLFNRVADNFRTSAREKGFQIRDFEYSSEAQESRKQELEKLVQDQENLRGSLLQWCYTSYGEVFSSWMHFCAVRVFTESILRYGLPPNFLACVLAPPTKAEKKVRSILEGLCDSGNSTFWKTDDEVGGGVPGLAGDVDAHPYVSFTINLV